The Fundidesulfovibrio terrae genomic sequence TCGGCGCACCAGCGTGCGCCCTGCGTGGACTGCCACACCGGGAGGGGCTGCGGCTCCTGCCATGACCCGGGCCGGTCCGACGCGGCAGTGGCGGGCAGGGCGGTCAACGCCCCGGGGCCGGACCTGCACGCGGTCCACGCGTCCGGCCCGGGCGTCGCCTGCACGGATTGCCACCTGGGGATCATGCACTCCAGGATCGACGGATACACGCGGGAGAGTCCCCGGGCGTCCTGCGGGAAGTGCCATGGGCAAACCGCACTCGGGGAGGGCGTCCGGCCTGCGCGGACGGGCGCTCTTCAGGACAGGGAGGAGCTGTGATGGAACACGCGCACGGCCAGCCGACCTTCATGGGATTCGAGCCCCACGGGCATTGTTTCCTCTGGCAGCCGGACCTCATCGCGCTGCATACGGTGTCCGATTTCGTGACCGGGTTGTCGTACTACCTCATTCCCGTGGCCATCTTCTATTTCGTCCGCAAGCGTTCCGACGTGCCGTTTCCGGCCATGTTTCTGCTCTTCGCGCTGTTCATCGTCAGCTGCGGCACCACCCACCTCATGGCCATCTGGACCATCTGGACGCCGGACTACTGGCTGGAGGGCTGGGTCAAGGCGGCCACCGCGTTCTTTTCCCTGGTGACGGCCTTGCTGCTGTTTCCGCTGCTTCCCAAGGCCATGCTCATCCCGAGCCCGGCGCAGCTTGAGGCCGCCAAGGCCGAACTCCAGCGGCACAAGGACCACCTGGAGGATCTGGTGGCGGAACGGACCTCGGAACTCCAGACGGCCAACGCCCGCCTGGAGGCGGAGATCGCCGAACGCAAGTCCGCCGAGGACGCCTTGAGGGAAAGCGAACAGCAGCTGCGTGGCTCCCGGGAGTTCCTGGCGCAGATCGTGGACAACATCCCGGACCCCGTTTTCGTCAAGGACGAGAACCATCGTTACGTCCTGGCCAACACGGCCCTGTGCGTGCTGGCGGGAAAACCGCGCGGCGAGGTGGTCGGGAAAACCGACCACGACTTCCTGCCGGAGAGGCAGGCGCAGCTGTTCATCTCCCGCGACAAATTCGTGCTGGAGACGGGCGAGATGGACATCACCGAAGAGCAGTTCACCGACCCCTCCGGCCGCCCGCTCGCGCTTCTGACCAAGAAGACCCGGTACGTGGACGCGGGGCAAAAGAAGTACGTGGTGGGCGTGATCCGCGACGTCACCGAGCGCAAGCGCATGCAGGAGATCATGGTCCAGACCGAGAAGATGATGAGCGTCGGGGGGCTGGCCGCGGGCATGGCCCACGAGATCAACAACCCGCTCTCCGCCGTCCTGCAGAGCATCCAGGTGGTGCAGAACCGCCTGTCCAAGGATTCCCCGGCCAACCTGGCCGCGGCCGAGGCGGCGGGATGTCCTTTCGAGGCCATCAAAGCCTTCCTGGGGGCGAGGGAGGTGAATTCGCTGCTGCAGGGCGTGCGCGACGCCGGGGCCAGGGCGGCCAAGATCGTCTCCAGCATGCTGGAGTTCAGCCGCAAGACCGAGTCCAACCGGGCTCTGGTGGACTTGAACGGCCTGCTGGACAAGGCGGTGGAGCTCTGCGCCAACGACTACGACCTCAAGAAGAAGTACGACTTCCGCAAGATCGCCATCGAGCGCGATTTCGACCAGGGCATGCCCCTGGTTCCCTGCACGGCCACTCAAATCGAACAGGTGGTGATGAACCTCCTCAGAAACGCGGCCCAGGCCATGGCGGAAAACGCCGGGCAGGCTTCCCCTCCGCGCATCGCCCTGCGCACCACGATCGAGGAAGGCATGGCCCGCATCGAGGTCCAGGACAACGGGCCGGGCATGGACGAGGCCGTCAGGAAGCGGATATTCGAACCGTTCTATACCACCAAGGGCCCGGGGCAGGGCACGGGTCTCGGCCTGTCGGTGTCCTACTTCATCATCACGGAGAACCACAGGGGCAGCATCGAGGTGCAGTCCCGGCCCGGCGAAGGGACCCGGTTCATCATCCGGCTTCCCCTGTCGGAGGAGGGGCACGCTGGGTAGGCCGGGACGGATCCCATGCCGCATAACCGAGCAAGGTGCTTCCATCCTGCTAGAAAAATAAAGCTTCCCATTCATTGGGATTCTGCTAAAAGCAGACCGTGAAACTTTAAGTACCGTTCAGGAGGGTATCATGGCTCAGGAAGCGTCCGTCGCCCCCAAGGAACGCGTGAACATCGTCTACAAGCCCGCAACGGGCGACGCCAAGGAAGAGGTGGAACTGCCGCTGAAGCTTTTGGTGTTGGGCGATTTCACCAACCGCGCCGATGACCGCACCCTGGAGAACCGAGAGCCCATCAGCGTCGACAAGGACAACTTCGACGACGTGCTCAAGGCCCAGAACATCGAGCTCAACATGACCGTGCCCAACAAGGTCTCCGGCAAGGACGGGGACGAGCTGGGCGTGCACCTCAAGTTCGACAACCTCAAGGATTTCGAGCCCGACGCCATCGTGGCCAAGGTTCCCGAGCTGCAGAAGCTCATGGAGCTGCGCGAGGCCCTCAAGGCCCTGAAGGGCCCCCTGGCCAACGTGCCCGAGTTCCGCAAGAAGGTTCAGGAGATGGTTCAAGACCCCGGCCTGCGCGACCGGCTGCTCAAAGAACTGGGTATCGGTTCATAAGGAGGATCACAGATGGCCGATGAAGCGACCCAAGCCCAGCAGGCCCCCCAGGAGGCCCCGGCGCCGTCCGCGGACGCCTCGCTCCTGGACGACATCGTCGAGGCGACCAAGCTCAAGCCCTCCGACGACGCCTTCTCCACCACCAAACAAGGCCTCCAGGCCTTCCTGGAGGAGCTGGTCAAGCCCGAACGCGCGGGCGCGCGCATCTCCGGGGCGCTGGTGGACGACATGATCTCCCAGCTGGACCAGAAGCTCTCCTCCCAGGTCAACGAAATCCTGCACCACCAGGACTTCCGCAAGCTGGAGACCTCCTGGCGCTCGCTGAAGTACCTGGTGATGCACACCGACTTCCGGGAGAACGTCCGGCTCCAGTTCGTCAACGTCAGCAAGGAAGACCTGCTCGGCGACTTCGAGGACGCCCCCGAAGTGGTCAAGTCCGGCCTCTACAAACAGGTGTACACGGCCGAATACGGCCAGTTCGGCGGCCAGCCCTTCGGGGCCATGGTGGCCAACTACGAGTTCGGCCCCGGCCCCCAGGACGTGAAGCTGCTGCAATACTGCGCCTCGGTCGCCTCCATGGCTCACGCGCCCTTCATCGCCGCCGCCGGGCCGGCCATGTTCGGCATCGAGAAATGGGAGGACCTGCCCAACCTGAAGGACCTGCAGTCCATCTTCGAGATGCCCCAGTACACCAAGTGGAACTCCCTGCGCGAATCCGAGGACGCCCGCTACCTGGGGCTCACCCTGCCCAGGTTCCTGCTGCGCCTGCCCTTCGGGCCGGACACCGCTCCCTCCAAGAGCTTCAACTTCAAGGAGGACGTGTCCGGCGGCGACGAGGACTTCTGCTGGGGCAACGCGGCCTTCGCCTTCGCCTCGCGCCTGACCGACTCCTTCGCCAAGTACCGCTGGTGCGCCAACATCATCGGTCCCCAGGGCGGCGGCGCGGTGGAGGACCTGCCCCTGTACCAGTACGAGGCCATGGGCGAGATCCAGACCAAGATTCCCACCCAGGTGCTCATCAGCGAACGCCGCGAGTTCGAGCTGGCCGAACAGGGCTTCATCGCCCTGACCATGCGCAAGAACTCCGACAACGCGGCCTTCTTCTCCGCCAACTCCGTGCAGAAGCCCAAGTATTTCGGCATCTCCAAGGAAGGCAAGGAGGCCGAGCTCAACTACAAGCTCTCCACCCAACTGCCCTACATGTTCATCATGAATCGCCTGGCCCACTACATCAAGGTGATCCAGCGCGAGAACATCGGCACCTGGAAGGAGCGCTCGGACCTGGAAGACGAGCTCAACAAGTGGATCAGCCAGTACGTCACCGAGATGGACAACCCCGCGCCCAGCGTGCGTTCCCGCAGGCCCCTGCGCATGGCCAAGATCGAGGTCCACGACGTCGAGGGCGATCCCGGATTCTACTCGGTCACTCTGCTGGCCAGACCGCACTTCAAGTACATGGGCGCTTCGTTCACCCTGTCCTTGGTCGGCAAGCTGGACAAGAAATAATCAACGCATCACGGAGGTAGTATCATGGCTCTGACCGCGTACATGAAAGTCACCGGCAAGACCCAGGGACAGATCAAGGGTGATTGCGACCAGTCCGACTCCAAGAAGAAGGACACCATGCTGGTCTACCAGTCAAACCACTATGTGGAAATTCCCAAGGATACCCATACGGGCCTGCCTACCGGCCAGCGCATTCATCATCCTTTCACCGTGACCGTTCACAAGAATCCAGGATCCCCAAAGCTGGCCCAGGCATGCTGCAAGGGCGAGCAGTGCACCGTGGAACTCAACTTCTTCCGCATCAAGCCAGACGGCAAGGAAGAGAACTACTATACCGTGAAGATGGAGGACGCCATCATCGTCATGATGCGCGAATACACCCCCATGACCTTCCTGCCCGACAACAAGCCCTTCCACGACATGGAAGAGATCAGCTTCACCTATTCCAAGATCACCTGGACCTACAACGACGGCAACATCGAATACACCGACGACTGGAAGGGCGCGTAAGCGAGCCTGTGCATCCGGCCCTCGTTCGTCTTGAGCGGGGGCCGGCTTTCCCGCGGCCTCCCCATGGGATGGCGCGCGGAGCGAATCCTTCGAGCTGTGACCGGAGGCCCCAATGAACAGCATGCAGGGAATGGTCGACGCCCTGGCCGACCCCATCGTCGACCCGGTGCGCGACCCCATCATCGATCCCATCACCGGGAAGCCCCCGCAGGATGTCGCCGTTCCTGGCCCTGACAGGAACGAGGACGTCTGCCTGAGCTGCTGGTAGCGCGAGAACATCCGGGCGGCGCGCTCCCCCGAGGGGCGCGCCGTTTTCGGTTGCCGTCTGGCCCCGGCCGCCCTGCCGGGTTGACCCGGGCACCCTCACGGACTAAGGCCCTGGCCTCTGCATCAAGGAGGTTCCCATGCGCGGAGACGACGACTTCAGGCGCGGCGCTTTCGGCGACGACGACACCACCCCCGAGGACCGCACCAGCCCCGACCTGACGCCCGCCACCGGGCGCGACAACATCCAGATGTTCTGGGAGTCCATCGGCATGAAGCCCGGCGACGACTGGAAGAACGAGGCCGGTTCCGGTTCGATCGGCGGCGACGACCCCGCCAAGGACGGCGGGAAGGACTGAATCCGGCGCCCGCATTGACGCAGGCGGACGGTTCCTCTAACACTGCGGAAAGAAAGGACCGTCCATGTACCAGCAGCGCCTGCTCGAGCGCATTCGGGAGATGGAGAAACACCCGGAGCTGCGCGGCAACCCCACCCCCGAGGTCATCGTGACTTCGGTGATGAACCACCTGCGCAAGATACTCAACACCAAGCAGGGCACCGCCCCCATCGACGACGATTTCGGCGTCCCCGATTTCACCAACCTGGGCTCCACCTTCGGCCAGGATACCATCCCCGACATCCAGCGCTCCATAGCCGACGTGGTCCACAAATACGAACCGCGCCTGCGGGGCGTGAACGTCACCTACCTCCCCCAGAGCGCCGACGTGCTCCAGGTGGCCTTCAAGCTCGAGGCCACCATCCAGGCCGAATCGCGCGAGGTGCCCGTGGTGTTCGAGACGATCATCGATCCCGACGGCAAGGTGAGCGTCAAGGAGTAGGCCGTGATCAACCGCTACTACCAGCGCGAACTGGCCAACCTGCGAAACCTGGCGGCGGAGTTCTCCAAGAAGCACCCCGCCCTGGCCCCCATGCTCTCCGGCCCCAGCCAGGATCCGGACGTGGAGCGCCTGCTGGAGGGATCGGCCTTTTTGTCCGGACTTTTGGCCCAGAAGCTGGACGACGAATTTCCGGAGATCATCCACGGGCTCATGCGGCTGGTGTTCCCGCACTACTTGAGCCCCGTGCCCTCCATGACCATCCTGACCTTCACCCCCAAGCGCTCGCTGCTGGAGCCGCTCACCGTGGCGGCGGGGACCCAGGCATCCTCCATCCCCGTGGAGGGCACCAGTTGCACCTTCACCACCTGCTACCCGGTGGAGCTCCTGCCGCTCGTGCTCACGGACGCATCGCTCATCTCGTCGGGCGGGCGGGCCGCCGGGCTCAAGCTTTCCTTCGAGCTTTCGGGCATGCCCCTTTCCAAATGGACCTCCAAGAGCCTTCGCCTGCACCTGGCCGGGGACTACGGCCACGCCGCAGACCGCTACCTCACCCTCATGCGCCGCACCGCGCGCATCACCCTGAGCGCCAAGGATGGCGGCACGCCGACCGTTCTGCCCAGGCGCAACCTGGTGCCCGTGGGCTTCGGCGAGGACGATGCGGCCATCCCGTATCCGCGCCAGTCCTACCCGGGATATCGCATCCTGCAGGAATATTTCACCTTGCCTGAGAAGTTCCTGTTCCTCGACGTCACCGGCCTGGACTCCTGGCAGGACCGGGGCCCGGGCCAGGGTTTCGAGATGTATTTCGAGTTCGACGCGCCCGTGGCCGATCCCCCGGCCTTCCCCAAGGACTCGGTGGCCCTGTACGCCACTCCGGCCATCAACCTTTTCTCCCACGAGGCCGACCCCATCCTCCTGGACCACAAGATGCCGGAATACCGGGTGATCCCCGGCGGAGAATCCTCCGGGCACTACCAGGTCTACTCGGTGGACAAGGTCATCGGCTTCATGCAGGGGGCCACGGGCCAGCGCGAATACTACCCCTTCGAGATGTTCAACCCCATGAGCGAGGCCCGGCCGGTCTATTCCCTCAACCACCGCCAGAGCGCCCTCGAGGAACGCACCGACCTCTACCTCTCGGTGGCCTATCCCAAGGGGAGCGGCGAACCGCGCACCGAGACGCTGTCGCTGTCCATCCGCTGCACCAACGCCACGCTTCCCGAGAACCTCCAGATCGGCGACATTTCCAAGCCCACCGAGACCTCGCCCGTGCTGGCCGATTTCTCCAACATCCGTCCGCCCACGGCCACCCGCCAGCCGCCCATTGGCAAGGAGAGCCTGTGGCGGCTCCTGTCGCACCTGTACCTCAACTACCTGCCCCTGGCGGACACCGAGAACCTGAAGTCCCTGGTGAAGCTCTACATCTTCCCCGAGACCAGGGACCGGGCCGGGGTGCTGGCCGGCATCAAGCGGGCCGA encodes the following:
- a CDS encoding NapC/NirT family cytochrome c, whose amino-acid sequence is MGRASDWGGPRPRKLIAVVCAAAAALFLSVRQGASFLASPSFCSSCHVMSAQYVSHRRSAHQRAPCVDCHTGRGCGSCHDPGRSDAAVAGRAVNAPGPDLHAVHASGPGVACTDCHLGIMHSRIDGYTRESPRASCGKCHGQTALGEGVRPARTGALQDREEL
- a CDS encoding ATP-binding protein, whose protein sequence is MEHAHGQPTFMGFEPHGHCFLWQPDLIALHTVSDFVTGLSYYLIPVAIFYFVRKRSDVPFPAMFLLFALFIVSCGTTHLMAIWTIWTPDYWLEGWVKAATAFFSLVTALLLFPLLPKAMLIPSPAQLEAAKAELQRHKDHLEDLVAERTSELQTANARLEAEIAERKSAEDALRESEQQLRGSREFLAQIVDNIPDPVFVKDENHRYVLANTALCVLAGKPRGEVVGKTDHDFLPERQAQLFISRDKFVLETGEMDITEEQFTDPSGRPLALLTKKTRYVDAGQKKYVVGVIRDVTERKRMQEIMVQTEKMMSVGGLAAGMAHEINNPLSAVLQSIQVVQNRLSKDSPANLAAAEAAGCPFEAIKAFLGAREVNSLLQGVRDAGARAAKIVSSMLEFSRKTESNRALVDLNGLLDKAVELCANDYDLKKKYDFRKIAIERDFDQGMPLVPCTATQIEQVVMNLLRNAAQAMAENAGQASPPRIALRTTIEEGMARIEVQDNGPGMDEAVRKRIFEPFYTTKGPGQGTGLGLSVSYFIITENHRGSIEVQSRPGEGTRFIIRLPLSEEGHAG
- the tssB gene encoding type VI secretion system contractile sheath small subunit; translation: MAQEASVAPKERVNIVYKPATGDAKEEVELPLKLLVLGDFTNRADDRTLENREPISVDKDNFDDVLKAQNIELNMTVPNKVSGKDGDELGVHLKFDNLKDFEPDAIVAKVPELQKLMELREALKALKGPLANVPEFRKKVQEMVQDPGLRDRLLKELGIGS
- the tssC gene encoding type VI secretion system contractile sheath large subunit encodes the protein MADEATQAQQAPQEAPAPSADASLLDDIVEATKLKPSDDAFSTTKQGLQAFLEELVKPERAGARISGALVDDMISQLDQKLSSQVNEILHHQDFRKLETSWRSLKYLVMHTDFRENVRLQFVNVSKEDLLGDFEDAPEVVKSGLYKQVYTAEYGQFGGQPFGAMVANYEFGPGPQDVKLLQYCASVASMAHAPFIAAAGPAMFGIEKWEDLPNLKDLQSIFEMPQYTKWNSLRESEDARYLGLTLPRFLLRLPFGPDTAPSKSFNFKEDVSGGDEDFCWGNAAFAFASRLTDSFAKYRWCANIIGPQGGGAVEDLPLYQYEAMGEIQTKIPTQVLISERREFELAEQGFIALTMRKNSDNAAFFSANSVQKPKYFGISKEGKEAELNYKLSTQLPYMFIMNRLAHYIKVIQRENIGTWKERSDLEDELNKWISQYVTEMDNPAPSVRSRRPLRMAKIEVHDVEGDPGFYSVTLLARPHFKYMGASFTLSLVGKLDKK
- a CDS encoding Hcp family type VI secretion system effector, with the translated sequence MALTAYMKVTGKTQGQIKGDCDQSDSKKKDTMLVYQSNHYVEIPKDTHTGLPTGQRIHHPFTVTVHKNPGSPKLAQACCKGEQCTVELNFFRIKPDGKEENYYTVKMEDAIIVMMREYTPMTFLPDNKPFHDMEEISFTYSKITWTYNDGNIEYTDDWKGA
- the tssE gene encoding type VI secretion system baseplate subunit TssE; the protein is MYQQRLLERIREMEKHPELRGNPTPEVIVTSVMNHLRKILNTKQGTAPIDDDFGVPDFTNLGSTFGQDTIPDIQRSIADVVHKYEPRLRGVNVTYLPQSADVLQVAFKLEATIQAESREVPVVFETIIDPDGKVSVKE
- the tssF gene encoding type VI secretion system baseplate subunit TssF, which produces MINRYYQRELANLRNLAAEFSKKHPALAPMLSGPSQDPDVERLLEGSAFLSGLLAQKLDDEFPEIIHGLMRLVFPHYLSPVPSMTILTFTPKRSLLEPLTVAAGTQASSIPVEGTSCTFTTCYPVELLPLVLTDASLISSGGRAAGLKLSFELSGMPLSKWTSKSLRLHLAGDYGHAADRYLTLMRRTARITLSAKDGGTPTVLPRRNLVPVGFGEDDAAIPYPRQSYPGYRILQEYFTLPEKFLFLDVTGLDSWQDRGPGQGFEMYFEFDAPVADPPAFPKDSVALYATPAINLFSHEADPILLDHKMPEYRVIPGGESSGHYQVYSVDKVIGFMQGATGQREYYPFEMFNPMSEARPVYSLNHRQSALEERTDLYLSVAYPKGSGEPRTETLSLSIRCTNATLPENLQIGDISKPTETSPVLADFSNIRPPTATRQPPIGKESLWRLLSHLYLNYLPLADTENLKSLVKLYIFPETRDRAGVLAGIKRAEAVSDMKVVTTNRLVGGIMMRGQLIEMKLDPAGFASMGDMYLFGSVLDSFLAGYAAVNCFTRLGVEDVYKKERFEWPARIGERYLL